A window of the Nibribacter ruber genome harbors these coding sequences:
- a CDS encoding B12-binding domain-containing radical SAM protein produces the protein MKVKLILPALAEAESPFWRPIKYSLFPPLGLATLAAYLSPDDEIDLQDQHVETLNIHDTPDLVIIQVYITNAYRAYALADHYRKKGSYVLLGGLHVTSLPAEAAPHADTIFLGPGEDTFPQFLKDFKNKRPQKIYTSTLRTLAQVPPIRRDLIKRERYLVPNSIVVTRGCPHHCNFCYKDAFFEGGRSFYTQTVDTALAEIDRLPGRHLYFLDDHLLGNAKFAGELFEGMRGMNRVFQGAATIDSILRGNLIEKAADAGLRSLFVGFETFSPANLKQSNKKQNLQKDYRKAVNRLHSLGIMINGSFVFGLDEDDKDVFKRTVDWGVENALTTATYHVLTPYPGTQLFKDMEREGRILTRNWDLYDTRNVVYQTTHLTAQELKQGYDWAYKEFYSWSNIFKSSLKHEAHKHKLKHFFYQGGWKKFEPLWNMLIKSGSLNNMLPLLEAILAKVPAARKEDLPPADQMPEALEPEQAFSPVPIADTFTPLPILNN, from the coding sequence TTGAAAGTAAAACTCATCCTGCCCGCCCTCGCCGAAGCAGAAAGTCCCTTCTGGCGGCCCATCAAGTATTCTTTGTTCCCTCCTTTGGGATTGGCTACCCTGGCCGCTTATTTGTCCCCGGACGATGAGATAGACTTACAAGACCAGCACGTAGAGACGCTTAATATTCATGATACGCCCGATTTGGTCATTATACAGGTGTACATTACCAACGCGTATAGAGCCTATGCCCTGGCAGACCATTACCGTAAGAAAGGCAGCTACGTCTTGTTAGGAGGCCTGCACGTTACTTCGCTGCCGGCAGAGGCTGCCCCGCACGCAGACACTATTTTCTTGGGCCCCGGCGAAGACACGTTTCCGCAGTTTCTGAAGGATTTTAAGAATAAGCGGCCTCAGAAAATATACACTTCCACCCTTAGAACCCTGGCCCAAGTGCCGCCCATCAGGAGAGATTTGATCAAGCGGGAAAGGTATTTGGTTCCAAACTCCATAGTGGTCACCCGCGGCTGTCCGCACCACTGCAACTTTTGCTATAAAGACGCTTTTTTTGAAGGAGGCAGATCTTTCTACACCCAGACGGTAGATACCGCCCTGGCTGAGATTGACCGACTGCCCGGCAGGCACTTATATTTCTTAGACGATCACTTGCTGGGAAACGCCAAGTTTGCGGGCGAACTATTTGAAGGCATGCGCGGCATGAACCGGGTTTTCCAAGGGGCGGCTACCATTGACTCCATTTTGCGGGGCAACCTCATTGAAAAGGCAGCAGACGCAGGTTTACGCAGTCTTTTTGTAGGATTTGAGACCTTCTCGCCGGCCAACCTCAAACAAAGCAACAAGAAACAGAACCTGCAGAAAGACTACCGAAAGGCCGTGAACAGACTGCATTCCCTGGGCATCATGATCAACGGAAGCTTTGTCTTCGGGTTGGACGAGGACGACAAGGACGTATTTAAAAGGACCGTTGACTGGGGCGTAGAAAACGCCTTGACCACTGCCACCTACCACGTGCTTACGCCCTACCCGGGCACCCAGCTCTTTAAAGACATGGAACGCGAGGGCCGTATTCTTACCCGCAACTGGGACCTCTATGACACCAGAAACGTGGTCTACCAAACCACCCACCTTACGGCGCAGGAGCTGAAACAGGGCTATGACTGGGCCTACAAGGAATTCTACAGTTGGTCCAACATTTTCAAATCAAGCCTGAAGCACGAGGCCCACAAGCACAAGCTCAAACACTTCTTCTACCAGGGCGGCTGGAAGAAGTTTGAACCCCTCTGGAACATGCTCATCAAGTCGGGGAGTTTGAACAACATGCTGCCGCTGTTGGAGGCCATTCTGGCCAAAGTGCCGGCGGCCCGCAAAGAGGACTTACCGCCGGCAGACCAGATGCCTGAGGCACTTGAACCTGAACAAGCTTTTAGCCCGGTCCCCATTGCAGATACCTTTACGCCTTTGCCCATTCTAAATAACTAA